A single window of Macaca mulatta isolate MMU2019108-1 chromosome 9, T2T-MMU8v2.0, whole genome shotgun sequence DNA harbors:
- the PSTK gene encoding L-seryl-tRNA(Sec) kinase isoform X2, translating to MKTAENTRGTGSDGRRKQVLCVLCGLPAAGKSTFARALAHRLRQEQGWAVGVVAYDDVMPDAFLAGPRARSAPSQWKLLRQELLKYLEYFLMAVINGCQMSVPPSRTEAMWEDFITCLKDQDLIFSAAYAAQSCYLLTKTAVSRPLFLVLDDNFYYQSMRYEVYQLARKYSLGFCQLFLDCPLETCLQRNSQRPQALPPETIHLMGRKLEKPNPEKNAWEHNSLTIPSPACASEASLEVTDLLLTALENPVKCAEDNMEQKETDRIICSTNILHKADQTLRRIVSQTMKGAKDGVLLCCTMA from the exons ATGAAGACCGCCGAGAACACCAGAGGAACCGGCAGCGACGGGCGGCGGAAACAAGTTCTCTGCGTCCTCTGCGGCCTCCCCGCGGCAGGAAAATCGACTTTCGCGCGCGCCCTCGCCCACCGGCTGCGGCAGGAGCAGGGTTGGGCCGTTGGTGTCGTCGCGTATGATGATGTCATGCCCGACGCGTTTCTCGCAGGGCCAAGAGCTCGATCGGCG CCATCCCAGTGGAAATTGCTTCGACAGGAACTGTTGAAGTACCTGGAATACTTCTTGATGGCTGTCATTAATGGGTGTCAGATGTCTGTCCCACCCAGCAGGACTGAAGCCATGTGGGAAGATTTTATAACCTGCCTAAAGGATCAAGATCTGATATTTTCTGCAGCATATGCGGCCCAGTCTTGCTACCTCTTAACAAAAACTGCTGTTTCTAGacctttgtttttggttttggatGACAATTTTTATTATCAGAGTATGAGATATGAAGTCTACCAGCTGGCTCGGAAAt ATTCATTGGGCTTTTGCCAGCTCTTTTTAGATTGTCCTCTTGAGACCTGTTTACAGAGGAATAGCCAGAGGCCACAGGCACTGCCTCCTGAGACCATCCACCTGATGGGAAGAAAGCTAGAAAAACCCAACCCTGAGAAAAATGCTTGGGAACACAACAGCCTCACAATTCCGAGTCCAGCATGTGCTTCGGAGGCCAG CCTGGAGGTGACCGATTTATTGCTCACTGCTTTGGAAAATCCAGTAAAATGTGCTGAGGACAATATGGAACAAAAG GAGACAGATAGAATTATTTGTTCAACTAACATTCTTCATAAAGCTGATCAGACACTCCGAAGGATTGTATCTCAGACAATGAAGGGAGCAAAAG